GACTAAGCAAGGTGTTGGTCCGGAAACGGGAAGAAGAAATCAGCATGAGGGAGGGCATTGCCATTGTGTCCTTCAGCTGGATGATTTGTATCTTTCTGGGCGCTCTTCCTTATTGGTTTTCCGATGTTTGCACAACGTATTGCGATGCAGTATTTGAAACGGCAAGCGGCTTTACCACTACAGGCTCATCCATTTTCACGGATGTGGAAATTATACCGCACGGCATTCTTTTCTGGAGGTCATTTACGAATTGGCTGGGGGGGATGGGGATTATTGTCGTTTTCGTTGCCCTGTTACCAGCAATGGGCATTAGTGGTTACCAGCTTTTTATCGCGGAAGTCAGTGGCCCGACAACCGGTAAGATAAAACCAAGAATTGGTGAAACGGCAAAAATATTGTGGATCATCTATTTGGTATTTACCGCGGTGGAAACAGTATTACTTTTCTGTGGCGGCATGCCAATTTTTGATGCAGTATGTCATGCATTCACAACAATATCCACGGGAGGTTTTTCTACGAAAAATACCAGTATCGCGCATTTTAACAGTCTTTATATTGAAATTGTTGTAGCCGTTTTCATGCTCTTTGGAGGATGTAACTTTTCTTTATTCTATCTTTGCTTTCAGAGGCACTTTAAAAAGGTAAGGAAAAATTCGGAGTTACGTTTTTTTACCGGTTTAATACTGTTGGCAACGATATTTATAACGTTGATTCTCTGCTTCAGCCAGCTGGACTCAACACAGAATGTGGTCGGTGACGAATATCGCAATAACTTCGGACATTCTTTGCGGGGAGCTTTTTTTCAGGTAATAACGATATGTTCCGGAACAGGTTATATGACAGCCGATTATGATGCGTGGCCGACCGTGTGCCGTTTTCTTCTGATATTACTTATGTTTATTGGTGCCTGCGCCGGTTCTACCGGTGGTGGGATAAAAGGTGTGCGGGTTTTATTGTTGTTGAAATCCAGCATGCGGGAGCTGATTCATGTATTGAGACCACGCATGGTAAAACACGTAAAACTCAATGGCATGTCGGTAAGTGAGGAAATTATTACGGAAAGTTCCGTATTTTTTGTCGTATATCTGGGTATCTTCGGCATGTGTTCTTTGGCGTTGATGGCCCTGAAGACTGATATGGTAACCGCTTTCTCTGCAGTGGCAACCTGTATGGCAAATTGCGGACCGGGGCTGGCAGGGGTTGGTCCGACATCTAACTTCAGTGAAATTCCTTATGCAAGTAAGTGGATATTGAGCTTCTGTATGCTTGTCGGAAGGTTGGAAATTTACAGTTTTATCCTCTTGTTTTTGCCGATAACATGGAAACGATAGAATTTTATTGATTCAGTAGAAATGAAATGCTATACTACTCACTCGTCTGGGCGATTAGCTCAATTGGCTAGAGCACTTGCCTTACAAGCAAGGGGTCATAGGTTCGAGTCCTATATCGCCCACCATTACCTTCCAAAGACTTACGACATATCCTCGTACACTCAAATCACAAAATTGTGAACAAATTGTGAACTCTTTAACATTAAAGGCCTATTGTATAAAATGTTTTACCCGTATAGGCCTGAAAATACCACAAGCATTCCCTGTAAAATGTAGTTTTAAAATTTACAAATGACCAATCACATATTACTGGCAAAGGATTTGATCCATCACTTATACAAGAATGTCAGAACAATGTAAAACATCTCTTGGAAATGATAAAAGAAGTATTTCCAGAGCATCATGAGGTATTAGTTGAATCTATCAATGTTGGTAATCCTGCATGAAAAAAATCACCGAATCCATTTATGAAATTTTTGTAAATGCCCAGATTCATAGTGAGACGGATTTTATTTACACCTGTGGGCAGTTTTTTCCGAATAAACATATGATAGAATTTACTATTAAAGATACGGGAATAAAAGGTCATGAATAAAAACAATCTTTCTGATAATCTGTCGAATTTCCTTCTCTACACTGAAAACGATGGTAAAGTAAATATCGAAGTACATCTGGAAAACGAAATGATTTGGCTGTCGCAAAAGGCTAGAGGCGAACTTTTTGGCAAAGAAAGAAGTGTCATTACCAAACATCTGAAAAATATTTTTGCCAGTAGTGAATTGTAAAAAAAAGTAATGTACAGGATTCGTTTATATCGTTAGAAGAGGTTAAAAATTGACAAAATATAATCCTGAGATACACCATCGCCGGTCAATCAGATTAAGAGAATACGATTATTCACAGGAAGGGTTATATTTTATTACGATATGCACACATAACCATGTATGTCTATTCGGTAAAATATTCGACGGTAAAATGGTATTGAATAATGCGGGTGAAATTGTAAAAGAATGTTGGTTGGCAATTCCAGAACATTATCCGAATACCAAGTTGCACGAATATATGATTATGCCAAATCATATACATGGAATTATTGAAATCGTTGCATCTGTAGGGGCGAATGATTATTCGCCCCTACAAAACGGCACATCCAAAACAATCGGCGCCATGGTGCGGGGATTTAAAATTGGGGTAACAAAATGGTTTCGGAATAATACGAATGTCCATACGGTATGGCAGCGCAATTATTTCGAACATATTATACGCCATCAGCAATCGTATGATAGAATTTTAGAATACATCATCAACAATCCTTCATATTGGCTGACTGATAAATATTATGAACAAGATAACTGAGAATACTATAGAAGAATTTACCATAGAGTTACTCAAAAATTCAGGTTACCAGTACATTTTTGCCCCTTCCATCGCTCCGGATGGAGACACACCTGAAAGGAAGACATTTGAAGATGTGCTGTTAATTGAGCGGTTACAAACAGCGGTCGGCAGGATTAATCCTGAAATCCCAGAGGATATCAGAGAAGATGCTGTAAAACAGATACTCCGGCTCAACTCTCCTGAGTTGATCACCAATAATGAAACCTTTCACCGTATGCTTACTGAGGGCATAAAGGTAAGTTACCAGAGGAACGGCAGTGACCGTGGAGATTTGGTCTGGCTTATTGATTTTCAAAATCCTGATAATAACGAATTTCTTGTTACCAACCAGTTTACGATTATCGAAAATGGTGTAAATAAGCGTCCCGATATCATTCTCTTTGTAAACGGTTTACCACTTGTAGTTATCGAACTTAAAAATCCTGCCGATGAAAACGCGACTGTAATATCCGCCTTCAGGCAACTCCAAACCTACAAAGAGGCAATCCCCTCTTTGTTTACCTACAACGGTTTTATGATTATTTCTGATGGTCTGGAGGCAAAGGCCGGTTCTCTTTCCGCGGGATTAAGCCGCTTTATGGCGTGGAAAACTGCAGACGGTAAGGTTGAGTCTTCTCCTCTGATCGGCCAACTGGAAACGCTCATTAAGGGTATGCTGAATAGGATTACACTGTTAGATATTATCCGCCATTTCATTGTATTTGAAAAATCCAAAAAAGAGGACAGAGAGACCGGCATTATTACCATACAGACGGTGAAGAAACTTGCATACTATCATCAGTATTATGCGGTAAACAGGGCAGTAGAATCGACGATGAGAGCGGCGGGGTATGTACCCACCCCTGACCCCTCCGAGGAGGGGAACATAATTCACGACTCCTCACATGAGGGGAATATAATTTCCGGACTCTACAAGGAGGGGAATATGAGTTCTGTCCTATCACAAGAGGGGAATATTTCTTCTGACCTCTCCCGTGTATGCAATATAACAAAAAGTAAACTTCCCGGTGCCGGTAAAAACAAAAGTCCCCTCCATGGAGGGGATACAGTGGTGGGTAGAAAAATCATCCCTTACAATCCAAAACTCAAGGAATTGGCAAGAAAGCTGCGAAAAAATATGACGCTTTCCGAGGTTCTGCTCTGGAACCAGTTAAAGCAGAAGAAAATGCTCGGCTTTGATTTTGATCGTCAAAGACCTATTGATGAGTATATCGTTGATTTCTATTGTAAAGATTTAATGCTGGCAATTGAGATTGACGGTGAAAGTCATAATTATGAAGAGATTTATGAGAATGATATTAAAAGGCAAGAAAGACTTGAATCATTAGGAGTACGTTTTTTACGTTTTCATGATTTGGATATAAAAAAGAATCTTGAAGATGTGCTCAGGGTAATAGAGCATTGGATTAAGGAGCATCAAAATGATTTGGTGGGGAGAGTACCCACCCCTGACCCCTCCCAGGAGGGGAATACATCTACCATCTCCTCGCAGGAGGGGAATATATGTACCGATTCCTCCCTGGAGGGGAATGTTTATTCAGAACTTTCTCAGGAAGTGAATAAGTCCCTCCCTTGGGAGGGTGGCTCGAAGAGTCGGGAGGGGTCTATAAAGGAATCACCTGTAAGCTATGGTTTACCTGGAGTCATGACACAACCAGTTGGCGACAGGAAAGGTGGTGTTGTCTGGCATACGCAGGGGAGTGGAAAATCCCTGTCGATGGTTTTCTATACAGGGAAGATTGTTCTCGCATTAGATAATCCCACCATTCTGGTGATCACTGACAGGAATGATCTGGACGACCAGTTATTTGATACCTTTGCGGCATCGAAACAGCTTCTCAGGCAGGAACCTGTTCAAGCAGAGGATAGAGAACACCTGAAGGAGCTTCTCAAAGTCGCATCTGGCGGGGTTGTCTTCACAACCATTCAGAAATTTCAACCTGAAGAAGGGAATGTGTATGAACAATTATCCGACAGGGAAAATATAATCGTCATAGCAGATGAAGCGCACCGCACACAATATGGGTTTAAAGCAAAGACCATTGATGTAAAAGACGATAAAGGCAATATTGTTGGGAAAAAGATAGTGTACGGATTTGCTAAATATATGCGTGATGCCCTGCCCAACGCAACATATCTCGGTTTTACTGGTACGCCAATCGAAAGTGACGATGTAAACACACCCGCTACTTTTGGCAACTATGTTGATATTTATGATATTTTACAGGCCGTTGATGATGGCGCAACAGTCAGGATTTTTTACGAAAGCAGATTGGCAAAGATAAGGCTCAGTGAAGAAGGGAAAAAACTTATTTCTGATTTGGATGAAGAGCTTGGCCAGGACGAATTATCTCAAACTCAGAAGGCAAAAGCCAAGTGGACACAATTGGAAGCATTAATAGGCAGTGAAGATCGGATAAAGCAGGTGGCACAGGATATTATCACTCATTTCGAGCTTAGGAATGATCCCGGAGGCGGGGGGGCTTGATGGTAAGGCTATGATTGTGGCCATGTCTCGTCGTATTGCTGCTGATTTGTACAAAGAAATCATCAAAATTAGACCACAATGGCACAGTGACGACCTGAAAAAAGGTGTCATTAAAGTGGTCATGACTTCATCATCTTCTGATGGCCCGGAAATATCCAAACACCACACGACCAAGGAACAGCGCAGAGCCTTATCTGATAGAATGAAAGAAACTGAGGATGAACTTAAACTGGTAATTGTCCGGGACATGTGGCTTACGGGATTTGATGCGCCTTGTCTGCACACCCTCTATATCGATAAACCGATGAAGGGACATAATCTGATGCAGGCGATAGCACGGGTGAATAGGGTTTACAAAGATAAGCCCGGTGGTCTTGTAGTTGATTATCTGGGTATTGCCTCTGATCTTAAAAAAGCCCTGTCCTTCTATTCTGATAGCGGCGGCAAGGGCGACCCTGCCGTCGCACAGGGAAAAGCCGTCCAACTTATGCTTGAGAAACTTGAAATCGTTTCGCAGATGTTCTGCGGTTTTGCTTATGAGGAATACTTTGAAGCCGATACAGGCAAAAAGCTGTCTCTTATTCTTGCCGCGGAGGAGCATATACTGGGAATAGAAAATGGGAGAAAGCGATATATTGATGAAGTAACCGCTCTGTCTCAAGCGTTTTGCATAGCGATACCCCATGAACAGGCAATGGATGTTAAGGATGAGGTCGCTTTTTTTCAGGCGGTCAAATCCAGACTTGCGAAATTCGACAGAACCGGTTCCGGCAAGACCGATGAAGAGATAGAAACGGCGATACGGCAAGTCATAGACAAGGCGCTCGTAACGGAGCAGGTCATAGATGTTTTTGATGCCGCCGGAATCAAGAAACCGGATATTTCCATACTTTCAGAAGAATTTCTTCTGGAAGTCAAGAATATGGAACATAAAAATATTGCCCTTGAAGTATTAAAGAAATTGCTCAATGATGAAATAAAATCACGCGTTAAAAAGAATCTGATACAAAGTAAAACCTTGATGGAGATGCTTGAGAACTCTATCAGGAAATATCACAACAAGATATTAACGGCGGCGGAGGTTATTGAAGAGCTGATTGAACTGAGCAAGGACATTCAAAAGATGGACAAGGAACCACAGGAAATGGGAATGTCAGATTTTGAATATGCTTTTTACACCGCTATTGCAAATAATGATAGTGCTCGTGAAGTAATGGAGAAGGACAAACTGAGAGAGCTGGCCGTTGTCCTGTTTGAAAAAGTAAAAGAAAACGCCTCAATCGACTGGACAATTAAAGAAAGTGTTAAATCAAAGTTAAAAGTTATTGTAAAGCGGACGTTAAGACAATATGGCTATCCGCCTGATATGCAGAAACTAGCCACACATACTGTATTGAAACAGGCAGAGCTGATAGTAGAAGAGTTGGCAGGTAGAGATTGAGACTAGAACTGATGTCGCGTCTTGACAGGTTGTTTGAGAATGCAAATTTTCAAAAAACTGGAAACATTGCAGGCAGGCCAATGGGCCAATCCTGCCGTTGGCTTTAATAATCCTGATTTCATAGCTGGTAGCTGGTGTGGCTAATCAAGTCTTGAAAAGTGATTAATAATGAATAAGTGCTTTTCACTACTAAGAATAGTTGGATATAAGAAATCGATATAACGGTCTCGGGTTTTAATCTTTGGATTAAGGCTGGTGAAAGTGCAGGACAGGCAGTGCTTCATTGCCATGTTCATTACCAGCCGGAATCAACTGGAACCACCAGAATTGAATAAAAGTTGTAACTTCTTAAAGGTTTAGGCTTGCGGTCATAACAGACGCGGATTCAGCCACTTATAAAATTTGATAAAAACACCCTGTTTTTGAATGGCATTCAAAAGGCCGGGAGTTCGAATCCCCCCAGCTCCACCAATAGTTACAAGGGTTTCAGGCGATTGACACCTTCCATTTTTCTTCAACTGTAGTCATATTGTAGTCAACATCCAGAACCTCAACGGCGTCACGTAAACTTTTAGGACAATGATGGCTGTAGCGAAGCGTCATCCTGAGACTTGCATGCCCGAGGAGTTTTGAAATTTTATAAATATCCACACCTTTTTGTGCAAGCCTTGTTGCAAAGGTATGGCGAAGATCATGAAACGTGAAATTCTCTATTTGTGCCTTTTCCAGGGATTTACCAAATACCCTTCTGAGGCTATCGGCAGAAACTTTCTTCCCGGCGATGCTGAAAAAGACCAGATCATTTCCAGGCATTTTCTTCCCGTTTTGCTTTATCAACACTTCCAGCGCAGCATTGCTTAGTGGAATCGTCCTTGTTTTGCTTTTCTTTGTGTTTTGTGTTTTTTCAATAGTGATGCGCTTGCCGGGTAAGTTCACCTTGTCCCACGTAAGAGACAGGAGCTCATCCTGGCGCAAACCGGTATGCAAATCAAGGACAACGATGTCATGAAGCCACGGCGGGCACTGTCCAAGCAGCTTCTTTTCTTCCCCAAAGGTTAGCCAACGCTCTCTTCCATTCTCCTCCCGCTCTTTTGGTATCTTGGAAACGGGGTTTTCCCTGACCCACTCCCATTCCTTTACGGCAAGGTTGAATGCCTTTGAGAGCATCGCCAGTTCCCTGTTGATCGTTGCTGGTTTTCTCCCGGTATCATACCGTGACACCTTATATGCTGATATCTCGCTGGATGTTATTTCGGATAACGTTTTATTGCCAAAGAAAGATTTGAGGTTTTTCAGATATGAGGCATAACTTTTCTGCGTTTTCTCGGATCTCCTTGGTGCATGTTCCCGCATAAACTTTTCCATCAGCTCTGAAAAAGATTTTGTTGAACCAATCTGCTTTTCGAAGTACTTCCCTTCGACAAGCTCTGTTCTGATCTTTGCTTCAATTGCCTGGGCGACCTTCTTGTCAGCTGTCTCAAGGCTCTTCTGGTGTTTTTTCCTTTATACCTGATACAAGTCCACCAGACATTTCCCCGTTTATACATAATGTTCTCCTTTCCCGGGGTTGTTTGTGTCTGTATGACCGCCAGTTGAAATTATAGTCAGTTGCACGAAATATCTCCAATAATTTTCCGGGTGGTGTTCTTTGGATTACTCGTGTTGCGTTTTAATGCCTCCATGATTTTGTCGATATCATGTAAATCAAAGAGCACCCGGCTTCCGTACTTTATGGATGGTATTTGTCCGGAATCTGCCCATTCATAGAGTGACTTAACCGAGAAAGACGTATATACAGATAGGTCCTTAACGCTTACATATCGTTTTTGCATCATAATCTCCTCTGTTGTACCTCTTAGGATTCAGCCGATACTATTTGCCACATACTGCACACATCGGTGTCTTAAATGTCCGTGTTTTTAATAGATAGCCTCCTTTCCTCTCAAGTGCATTTCATGCGGTTATGCCCTAAAAACTAAGAATTCCTACCTTATAACATTAAGTCATTTGGTGGTATCGTCAACACACCTCAAAGAGAAGATTTCTTTGTCTCAACACTTTTGACGCTTTGACCTATGTCAAGTAGTGTTTTCAAAAAATAGGGAGGAAAAATGGCCGGTGAAATGGTGGATGTGTATCCGTGATTGGTATCAGGAGGATCGAGCATTGGACTTCGAAGGCGTGAAGATGTGTGTGTATGTTGTATTTAGCAGGATGGTTACGTTGGTTGGAAAAGGTATTACCGTATTTTTTACAGTAATTTTGTATAAGGAGATGAGGATATGGCTGGTTTAAATTATCATAAAAAGGCAAAACAGTTTTACTTTGCGCCAATTGTGGAAGGCAAGAGGCTGACCGTTTACCTCGGCAAGGATGAGGAGCAGGCAAAGATTGCCTACCGGGAATATGTGTCAAAGATAAAAAGACACAAGAAAAAATTGAAGAAGAACAGTGCGAAGAAGACGGCGGAGGAGAAACTTTCTGGCATGATCAGTCAGCTGGAAAAACAGCACAGAAAGCCGAAGGATACATACCCCTGTTTACCAAAGATGCTTTTTCACCTGTCCGCCAATCAGTATTGTGTTAACATCAGCGTAAACAGGAAACGGCGAACCATTTATCTGGGGAGAGGTAAAGAGGCGGCAGTGCTTCAATATCATGAGTATATGGCCCGGTACGTCAAAGACAGAAAATCCCTCCTTAAGGGTCCGTATATGACCTTTAAAAAACTGGTTGAGCTGTACCTTGAAAACATTAAAAACCGTGTGACCAGTACCACCCGCAAGGGATACGCGTCAAATCTCCGGGTATTCTGTGATTTTTTGAGCGTGCATAAAATAACTGAAATCAGCAGGATAGACATTGAGCTGATTGACCGGTTCAGGTACTATCTGCTGAATGAGAAGGAACTGAAAATCCGCAAAAGAAATGGTGTATCAAAAAGCACGGTGAATCGCTATTTAACCAATATAAAGTCGGTGCTGAACTGGGGTCTGGAATATGGGAAGATTACCTACACGAACGTCAAGATACATAAGATCAGGAAGGAACCTGCAAAACGGCCTGTGCCGAGGTTTCTCTGCAAAGAGGAAATTGAAAGGATACTGCACTACGATCAATATATTTCCCGGTATGCTAATAAATCAGCCATAAGGACAACCATCCCACAGCTGATCGGGATGGTGAAGTTTATGATTGTTACCGGCAGGAGAATCCAGGAGGTGTTGGCCTTAAAGAAGGTGGACATAGAAATCGAGCAGGGGTATTATGTGGTTACCAACGATAAAACAGAGAGGACGAATCCTGTCCAGAAAATATTCCACCTGAATGACGCGGCATTGGAAATTATCAGGCCTCTGTACGACGTGCGAAAGGAAGGTGAGTATATCTTTGGTGATACGTATGGGAAGCGATTGACTACCCGTGCGGTGGGGCAGAGGTTTAAGCGATTGCTCTCCCGGCTGGGGATTCATGGTGTTGCCTTTAAGGAGCTTAGGCATACCTTTGCCTCACACATGCGTATGGCAGGAGAACCGATTGAGAATATCAGAGATCATCTGGGACATACGAGTGTAAAGACGACTGAAATTTACGCCCATATAGGGGAAAATCACCTGAAAAAGAGCATAAACAACCCGAAGATGAACGAGTTGGTAAAATACAGAGCAAGCGCTCCTCCGGCAAGAGAGAAATCCCCTGAGCAAAAAGCATGTGATAGTGCTGGGAATACTTCGGATGTGCTACACTACGGCCATTAAAGACCGGCACAAGGAATTGAAGACACCTGGACACGGTACGCATCAGAAAACCGGTGTGCTTCGTAAAGGGTAAGATACTTATAGTGGTTGAGCGCAGCGCCATGCAGGAGGGAGAGAGGTTTTATCAAAATTATTACAGGAAATTTGTTCTTCTGATGGTTGCAACGGGGGCAATTTAGGCAAACGAATTACGATTGGAGTGTTAATTGGGGCCGCAATGGGCGACGTTGTCGTTGTTGTGGGAATAACCTGTTTTGTGCCTGTTTTACGGCTTGAGAAGCATCTTTTTAGCTTGCGTCTGGAGTATTAAAATAGGATTTCTTAAGCATTATAACTTTTAAATGGCTAATTGAGGGCTACGTTACCGTTTTAAGCCTTGATTTTGCGCAAAATTTAAGATTAAATCATGCAACAGCAATGCCTTAGTATGGACAGACCCAGCGAAGTAAACTATCATGAAGGCAGTGATATCTAATGGACATAAAATTAAAAAAAGGTTTGATAAAATTAAATCATTGATCAACGGTCTGTCCGAGAATAGTCATTTTGATGAATTTTTAGGCATTAAGTTTTTTAACATCAATACCCAATTTTTGAGCATTGGCATTCTCGGACAATCTGCTAAGGTACTCTACTTATGATAAGGTGAGGCATCATAACACTGAGTATTTGGCTTATTAAGTTGTAATTAGCCATATTTATGTGAAAATATTTCCATCTATTTTCTCCACAAGAAAAGCACAATGAATAATTGATGAAGATCACCGATTATCACTCAAAATATTACGCTCATGATTTGCTAAGGTCTTCTACTGAAGACGGTATTGAAAAGATATCCAGATCTCTTTTCGATGCCGCCGTAGACTTAAATCCCCACCAGATAGAAGCAGCACTTTTTGCTCTAAATTCGCCCTTATCGAAAGGCATTGTCTTAGCTGATGAAGTTGGCCTGGGAAAGACTATTGAGGCTTCTATTGCTCTTTGTCAGTACTGGGCAGAACGTAAACGTAAACTCCTCATTATTTGCCCGGCATCCATCCGTAAACAATGGAGTATTGAGCTTGAGGAAAAATTCAATATCCCTTCTGTAATCCTTGAAGCAAAGACATATAACCACTATATTGACCAGGGGTATGATAACCCATTTGCTCAGGACAGCGTTGTTATTTGTTCCTATCAGTTTATAAATAGCAAGAAAGAATTAGTAAAATTAATCCCCTGGGATTTGGCAATTATTGATGAAGCGCATAAGCTTAGGAATGCCTACAGGGCTTCAAATGTCCTCGGACAAGCTATTAAATGGGTTCTGGAAGATACGAAGAAAATTCTCTTAACCGCCACACCATTGCAGAATTCTTTGATGGAACTTTTCGGGCTATCAACAATTATCGATGATTATATTTTTGGCGACAGCAGAAGTTTTCGTCAGTTGTATATCAATGATACGGATTTAGAAAGTTTGAAGACACGATTACAGGGCTTTTGCAAGCGCACATTGCGGCAGCAGGTATTGCAATATATCCCCTATACGAATCGTAAGGCAATAACCATTCGTTTTGCACAAACTGACCAGGAGGTAGCATTATATCAGGATATAACTGCCTTTCTCCAGCGACCTGATACGTATGCTATACCTGCCAGCCAGAAATCTCTCATTACCTTAGTGATCCGAAAAATACTGGCATCATCGTCGTATGCGCTTATATCAACATTAAAAACCATAAAAAGCCGTTTAGAGAAATTAAAAGATGAACAACCGGCAGAAGAAGATATTGTGCAGCAATTGGTTGACGATGAATCTCTGGATGATGAGGAAATGGAAGAACTGGAAATACCCCCGGCAGAAAATAATGAGGTTGGGGGCAATCAGGATGAAGACACTGTTGATAGGGAGCAAGTAAATCAGGAAATTACACTACTGGAAAGCTTTATTGAGAAAGCATGGAATATCAAAATCGATTCAAAGACAAAAAGACTCAAAGAAGGTATTGAACGAGGTTTTACGGAAGCTGAGAAAATGGGGGCACAACGAAAGGTTATTGTATTTACTGAATCCCGAAGGACTCAGCAATA
The DNA window shown above is from Candidatus Brocadiaceae bacterium and carries:
- a CDS encoding tyrosine-type recombinase/integrase, producing the protein MREHAPRRSEKTQKSYASYLKNLKSFFGNKTLSEITSSEISAYKVSRYDTGRKPATINRELAMLSKAFNLAVKEWEWVRENPVSKIPKEREENGRERWLTFGEEKKLLGQCPPWLHDIVVLDLHTGLRQDELLSLTWDKVNLPGKRITIEKTQNTKKSKTRTIPLSNAALEVLIKQNGKKMPGNDLVFFSIAGKKVSADSLRRVFGKSLEKAQIENFTFHDLRHTFATRLAQKGVDIYKISKLLGHASLRMTLRYSHHCPKSLRDAVEVLDVDYNMTTVEEKWKVSIA
- a CDS encoding DUF3387 domain-containing protein: MIPEAGGLDGKAMIVAMSRRIAADLYKEIIKIRPQWHSDDLKKGVIKVVMTSSSSDGPEISKHHTTKEQRRALSDRMKETEDELKLVIVRDMWLTGFDAPCLHTLYIDKPMKGHNLMQAIARVNRVYKDKPGGLVVDYLGIASDLKKALSFYSDSGGKGDPAVAQGKAVQLMLEKLEIVSQMFCGFAYEEYFEADTGKKLSLILAAEEHILGIENGRKRYIDEVTALSQAFCIAIPHEQAMDVKDEVAFFQAVKSRLAKFDRTGSGKTDEEIETAIRQVIDKALVTEQVIDVFDAAGIKKPDISILSEEFLLEVKNMEHKNIALEVLKKLLNDEIKSRVKKNLIQSKTLMEMLENSIRKYHNKILTAAEVIEELIELSKDIQKMDKEPQEMGMSDFEYAFYTAIANNDSAREVMEKDKLRELAVVLFEKVKENASIDWTIKESVKSKLKVIVKRTLRQYGYPPDMQKLATHTVLKQAELIVEELAGRD
- a CDS encoding tyrosine-type recombinase/integrase; the protein is MAGLNYHKKAKQFYFAPIVEGKRLTVYLGKDEEQAKIAYREYVSKIKRHKKKLKKNSAKKTAEEKLSGMISQLEKQHRKPKDTYPCLPKMLFHLSANQYCVNISVNRKRRTIYLGRGKEAAVLQYHEYMARYVKDRKSLLKGPYMTFKKLVELYLENIKNRVTSTTRKGYASNLRVFCDFLSVHKITEISRIDIELIDRFRYYLLNEKELKIRKRNGVSKSTVNRYLTNIKSVLNWGLEYGKITYTNVKIHKIRKEPAKRPVPRFLCKEEIERILHYDQYISRYANKSAIRTTIPQLIGMVKFMIVTGRRIQEVLALKKVDIEIEQGYYVVTNDKTERTNPVQKIFHLNDAALEIIRPLYDVRKEGEYIFGDTYGKRLTTRAVGQRFKRLLSRLGIHGVAFKELRHTFASHMRMAGEPIENIRDHLGHTSVKTTEIYAHIGENHLKKSINNPKMNELVKYRASAPPAREKSPEQKACDSAGNTSDVLHYGH
- a CDS encoding TrkH family potassium uptake protein, producing the protein MNISIVLRTVGNLVLMLAAILVAPLVVSFYYGNNTSSLAFVYTIIITGFLGGLSKVLVRKREEEISMREGIAIVSFSWMICIFLGALPYWFSDVCTTYCDAVFETASGFTTTGSSIFTDVEIIPHGILFWRSFTNWLGGMGIIVVFVALLPAMGISGYQLFIAEVSGPTTGKIKPRIGETAKILWIIYLVFTAVETVLLFCGGMPIFDAVCHAFTTISTGGFSTKNTSIAHFNSLYIEIVVAVFMLFGGCNFSLFYLCFQRHFKKVRKNSELRFFTGLILLATIFITLILCFSQLDSTQNVVGDEYRNNFGHSLRGAFFQVITICSGTGYMTADYDAWPTVCRFLLILLMFIGACAGSTGGGIKGVRVLLLLKSSMRELIHVLRPRMVKHVKLNGMSVSEEIITESSVFFVVYLGIFGMCSLALMALKTDMVTAFSAVATCMANCGPGLAGVGPTSNFSEIPYASKWILSFCMLVGRLEIYSFILLFLPITWKR
- a CDS encoding type I restriction endonuclease; the encoded protein is MNKITENTIEEFTIELLKNSGYQYIFAPSIAPDGDTPERKTFEDVLLIERLQTAVGRINPEIPEDIREDAVKQILRLNSPELITNNETFHRMLTEGIKVSYQRNGSDRGDLVWLIDFQNPDNNEFLVTNQFTIIENGVNKRPDIILFVNGLPLVVIELKNPADENATVISAFRQLQTYKEAIPSLFTYNGFMIISDGLEAKAGSLSAGLSRFMAWKTADGKVESSPLIGQLETLIKGMLNRITLLDIIRHFIVFEKSKKEDRETGIITIQTVKKLAYYHQYYAVNRAVESTMRAAGYVPTPDPSEEGNIIHDSSHEGNIISGLYKEGNMSSVLSQEGNISSDLSRVCNITKSKLPGAGKNKSPLHGGDTVVGRKIIPYNPKLKELARKLRKNMTLSEVLLWNQLKQKKMLGFDFDRQRPIDEYIVDFYCKDLMLAIEIDGESHNYEEIYENDIKRQERLESLGVRFLRFHDLDIKKNLEDVLRVIEHWIKEHQNDLVGRVPTPDPSQEGNTSTISSQEGNICTDSSLEGNVYSELSQEVNKSLPWEGGSKSREGSIKESPVSYGLPGVMTQPVGDRKGGVVWHTQGSGKSLSMVFYTGKIVLALDNPTILVITDRNDLDDQLFDTFAASKQLLRQEPVQAEDREHLKELLKVASGGVVFTTIQKFQPEEGNVYEQLSDRENIIVIADEAHRTQYGFKAKTIDVKDDKGNIVGKKIVYGFAKYMRDALPNATYLGFTGTPIESDDVNTPATFGNYVDIYDILQAVDDGATVRIFYESRLAKIRLSEEGKKLISDLDEELGQDELSQTQKAKAKWTQLEALIGSEDRIKQVAQDIITHFELRNDPGGGGA
- a CDS encoding helix-turn-helix domain-containing protein translates to MMQKRYVSVKDLSVYTSFSVKSLYEWADSGQIPSIKYGSRVLFDLHDIDKIMEALKRNTSNPKNTTRKIIGDISCN